In Streptomyces sclerotialus, the DNA window CGGTGCGGGCCGAGCGGCCGGTCGTGGTGCACCCGCAGTTCACCGAGCCGGAGGCGGCCCTGCGGGACGCCGGGCACGAGGTGCGCCGGGTGCTGCTCACCGAGCGGGACGGCTTCCGGCTCGATCCGGACGCCGTACCGGAGGACGCGGACCTGGTCGTGATCGGCAACCCGACCAACCCGACGTCCGTGCTGCATCCCGCCGAAGCCGTCGCGGCACTGGCCCGCCCCGGCCGCACACTGGTCGTCGACGAGGCGTTCATGGACGCGGTGCCGGGGGAGGCCGAGTCCCTGGCGTCCCGTACGGACCTGCCGGGTCTGGTGGTGCTGCGCAGCCTCACCAAGACCTGGGGGCTGGCCGGGCTGCGCATCGGGTACGTGCTGGCGGACCCGGAGATCATCGAGGCGCTGGAGCGGGTCCAGCCGCTGTGGCCGGTCTCCTCCCCCGCGCTCACCGCGGCCGAGGCGTGCTGCGAGCCGGCGGCACTCGCCGAGGCCGCGGCGGCGGCCGCGGAGATCGCCGCCGACCGCCAGTACCTGATCGCGCGGCTGGACGAGTTCCCGCAGGTCACGGTGGTACGACCGGCCGAGGGTCCGTTCGTGCTGATCCGGCTGCCGGACGCGGCGGGCGTACGGGAGCGGCTGCGGGAGCTGGGCTTCGCGGTCCGGCGCGGCGACACGTTCCCGGGCCTGGGGACCGACTGGCTGCGGCTGGCGGTCCGGGGCCGGGACACCACCGACCGCTTCGTGACGGCCCTGGCGAAGGCGGTCTGAGCGCCGGCCGAAGGCGGTCCGGGCGCCGACGGAAGGCGGTCCGGGGGCCGTCCACCATCCGGAACCCCGTTGCTCGATACACGTAAGGTCCCCGTAAGGTGCCGCCGTGACGAACGAGCAGACGCACCAGAAGCCCGCGGCAGCCCCTCCCCAGGAGACCGGCG includes these proteins:
- the cobC gene encoding Rv2231c family pyridoxal phosphate-dependent protein CobC, which encodes MTTLPDLRHHGDAEVRGAAAGLTDLAVNVRTGTPPAWLKARIAASLDGLAAYPDGTAARAAVAARHGLPASRVLLTAGAAEAFVLLARAVRAERPVVVHPQFTEPEAALRDAGHEVRRVLLTERDGFRLDPDAVPEDADLVVIGNPTNPTSVLHPAEAVAALARPGRTLVVDEAFMDAVPGEAESLASRTDLPGLVVLRSLTKTWGLAGLRIGYVLADPEIIEALERVQPLWPVSSPALTAAEACCEPAALAEAAAAAAEIAADRQYLIARLDEFPQVTVVRPAEGPFVLIRLPDAAGVRERLRELGFAVRRGDTFPGLGTDWLRLAVRGRDTTDRFVTALAKAV